Proteins found in one Melospiza georgiana isolate bMelGeo1 chromosome 1, bMelGeo1.pri, whole genome shotgun sequence genomic segment:
- the LOC131088972 gene encoding interferon alpha-inducible protein 27-like protein 2B produces MSDQNVRNAGFTSSGITGGSLASSLMSHEARASGGGVPSGGPTSTLQQMGARGTTHSSGYTSSGISGGSRASDTMSKEATAHGGGVPRGGTTSTVQSISMGGKGGRR; encoded by the exons ATGTCTGACCAGAACGTCCGCAACGCTGGCTTCACTTCCTCTGGGATCACAGGAGGATCCCTTGCTTCATCACTGATGTCCCACGAAGCCAGAGCCTCTGGGGGAGGTGTGCCTTCTGGTGGCCCCACTTCTACTCTCCAGCAAATGG GTGCCAGGGGCACAACCCACTCATCAGGTTACACCAGCAGCGGGATCTCTGGTGGATCCAGGGCCTCTGACACAATGTCCAAGGAGGCCACAGCTCATGGAGGTGGAGTTCCCAGGGGAGGCACAACTTCCACTGTCCAGTCCATCT CCATGGGTGGAAAAGGAGGCAGACGctga